From one Culex quinquefasciatus strain JHB chromosome 3, VPISU_Cqui_1.0_pri_paternal, whole genome shotgun sequence genomic stretch:
- the LOC119770754 gene encoding uncharacterized protein LOC119770754, protein MDQERLKSLTSKREVILAKVKWELSVAKAIKTRNPSLGEVAERRDKLTGLAQCFDDVQTEIEEATPNLEEVVTVFNHRILFEDAYFQIKDIYTEYLDQHVEEPEVRPEDRQDDLRDAVKALLESQQQMLLAQCQKPPPQTLALAAGSQVSNPVPHNVVKLPQIDIPNRTDLRDSVKMQYLFSYLDGEAKGKVDSFSINDGNYREAWDALVTYYDKHKYTVFALVREFVDQQPVTNAKELKHLVATSDDVVRQLKALGREYESRDPWLIHLLLEKVDRETRSLWAQKIITVENPTFANFQEFLEQRCDALETCSAFSKKTGPEVSKKESQKPTQRKVQAFHTSAAVSCAKCSKDHPTYHCDLFKAMDVAGRRELVLSKKLCFNCLKPLHTANKCPSKSTCRTPDCKQRHHTTLCQQRQQHSQEPEKADRDHPPRQPEETEEASSVSANAAQAKATKYEPSSVALLPTVIANLEGKDGKLHQVRCLVDSGSQASLITEACVKRIGLKRTNASLEVTGVNGEVVGTTAGAVTLVMSSRFDGETKLTTQAYVLGRLTATLPNQRFNVADLPFLEGLELADPSFNSPGEMDVILGADVFLSILQAGQVKNRQGIPVAQRSIFGWMVSGKISQPCRTSSHHAVLNVAQEFDIDRTLRLFWEDQEIPEATKRLRAMERKFQRDPNFKERYVAFMREYQKLGHMEEIPETEVQADCTKSYYLPHHGVVKEDSSTTKLRVVFDGSCATTTGVSLNDLLLNAPNVNADLFDVWVHRDDTDYQRIVWRESPDEPIRHFRLLTVTYGLKNSGFLAMSALKKAAEDFEQHYPGAAERIKEHTYVDDLVSGADSAAEAARLVEQIDEIAGKAGFTLRKWCSNVDETLLPLADVKNAAVPIQFPDERNAIKALGIHWLPQEDAFTFKVNMKTDGPNTKHQLLSDSAKLFDPIGWLAPVTVRAKILFQQCWLYDMNWHDPLPAAVEQMWIEFKENLPRLEQVKIPRWMSSYNGRVELHGFSDASEEAYSAVVYIRTFNEIDGAYVNLVAAKTKVAPIRQVSLPRLELNGAWLLARLMKRVAKAFERFKVEMFAYTDSTIVLHQLAIHPRKLDTYVANRTASILEVLPRSRWFHVKSEENPADCASRGISPAELVNHPLWWFGPPWLKAHASTWKHEMPDEEFDEATLETTKTTYEEEKQILEKRSSLLGACRQLSRVNRFLYNLRPGNKEKRSGSIAPAELHSARMQFVRLAQHDVFQKEIKTLAAGREVSPKSKIANLYPFLDGDGTLRIGGRLQQSSLPFEVKHPVILPKVHQFTKLLVEELHSQNCHAGPSLLTATVNQRYWIQGCQSVIKQVIHNCVRCRRLKAKTAQQLMGSLPAARVTACRPFTHVGVDYAGPIQVRCSNTRGTRCRTPEAVSDLTSQGFISALKRMIARRGYCCEIWSDNGTNLVGADRLLQEIYEAIMAHSKEAEQFLCNLGIKWKFIPPASPHQGGIWEAAVKSAKSLLRPVVGNEN, encoded by the exons ATGGATCAAGAGCGGTTGAAGTCCCTCACCAGCAAGCGAGAAGTCATCCTCGCGAAGGTGAAGTGGGAGCTGTCCGTCGCGAAAGCCATCAAAACCCGCAACCCGTCCCTCGGCGAAGTGGCGGAACGGCGGGACAAGTTGACCGGCCTCGCTCAGTGTTTTGACGACGTACAGACTGAGATCGAGGAGGCCACGCCGAACCTGGAGGAGGTGGTCACGGTGTTCAACCACCGAATCCTGTTCGAGGACGCCTACTTCCAGATCAAGGACATCTACACGGAGTATTTGGACCAGCATGTGGAGGAGCCGGAAGTTAGGCCGGAAGACCGGCAGGACGATCTGCGAGACGCCGTCAAGGCGCTCCTTGAATCCCAGCAGCAGATGCTGCTCGCGCAGtgccaaaaaccaccaccaCAAACGCTGGCGCTAGCGGCGGGGAGCCAGGTATCGAACCCGGTACCCCATAACGTCGTCAAGCTGCCACAAATCGACATTCCGAA CCGTACCGACCTGCGGGATTCGGTAAAGATGCAGTACCTGTTCTCCTACCTGGACGGTGAAGCGAAGGGGAAAGTCGACTCGTTCTCGATCAACGATGGCAACTACCGTGAGGCGTGGGACGCACTCGTGACCTACTATGACAAACACAAATACACGGTGTTTGCCCTCGTCCGGGAGTTTGTCGACCAGCAACCAGTCACCAACGCCAAGGAATTGAAGCACCTCGTGGCCACATCTGATGACGTCGTCCGCCAGTTGAAGGCCCTAGGACGGGAGTACGAGTCACGGGATCCGTGGCTTATCCACTTGCTGCTGGAGAAGGTGGATCGAGAGACGCGCTCACTGTGGGCGCAGAAGATCATCACCGTGGAGAACCCGACTTTTGCAAACTTCCAAGAGTTCCTGGAGCAGCGGTGTGACGCGTTGGAGACGTGCTCGGCGTTCAGCAAGAAGACGGGCCCTGAAGTTTCGAAGAAGGAGTCTCAAAAGCCAACCCAAAGGAAAGTGCAAGCGTTCCACACGAGCGCTGCTGTGAGCTGCGCGAAATGCAGTAAAGATCACCCGACGTATCACTGCGACCTGTTCAAGGCCATGGACGTGGCCGGACGGCGGGAGTTAGTGCTCTCCAAAAAGCTGTGCTTCAACTGTCTGAAGCCGCTCCACACGGCGAACAAGTGTCCGTCGAAGTCAACGTGCCGTACGCCCGATTGTAAGCAGCGACATCACACGACGCTGTgccagcagcggcagcagcacaGTCAGGAACCGGAGAAGGCTGACCGCGACCATCCTCCACGCCAACCTGAAGAGACGGAGGAGGCCTCGTCGGTCTCGGCCAACGCAGCTCAAGCCAAGGCAACCAAGTACGAACCGTCGTCGGTGGCACTGCTGCCCACGGTGATCGCCAACCTGGAAGGGAAGGACGGGAAGTTGCACCAGGTGCGATGTCTCGTCGACAGCGGATCACAAGCGTCGCTGATTACGGAGGCATGTGTCAAGCGCATTGGGCTGAAGCGCACGAACGCCTCCCTGGAAGTCACCGGAGTGAACGGAGAAGTCGTCGGCACCACGGCCGGTGCAGTCACGCTGGTGATGTCTTCGCGTTTCGACGGAGAGACCAAGCTCACCACGCAAGCCTACGTGTTGGGAAGGCTGACGGCAACCCTGCCCAACCAGCGCTTCAACGTAGCAGACCTGCCCTTCCTGGAGGGGCTGGAGTTAGCGGATCCGAGCTTCAACAGTCCAGGCGAGATGGACGTTATTCTCGGAGCAGATGTCTTCCTGTCCATCCTACAAGCCGGACAGGTCAAGAATCGCCAAGGAATCCCCGTGGCCCAGCGTTCCATCTTTGGGTGGATGGTATCGGGGAAGATCTCCCAGCCGTGTCGCACAAGCAGTCACCATGCAGTTCTCAACGTCGCCCAGGAGTTTGACATCGACCGCACCTTGCGGTTGTTCTGGGAGGACCAGGAGATCCCTGAAG CAACCAAGCGCCTGCGGGCCATGGAACGCAAGTTCCAACGGGATCCCAACTTCAAGGAACGGTACGTTGCCTTCATGCGCGAGTACCAGAAGCTGGGCCACATGGAGGAAATTCCCGAGACGGAGGTTCAAGCAGACTGCACCAAGTCCTACTATCTCCCACACCACGGGGTCGTGAAGGAGGACAGCTCCACGACCAAACTCCGGGTCGTTTTCGACGGCTCTTGCGCCACCACGACCGGGGTCTCACTAAACGACCTACTCTTGAACGCACCCAACGTCAACGCAGATCTCTTCGAT GTCTGGGTGCACCGCGACGACACGGACTATCAGCGCATCGTCTGGAGAGAGTCGCCCGACGAACCGATCCGGCACTTTCGTCTGCTGACCGTAACGTACGGGCTGAAGAACTCCGGGTTCCTGGCGATGTCAGCGCTCAAGAAAGCAGCAGAGGACTTCGAGCAGCATTACCCTGGGGCTGCTGAGCGGATCAAGGAACACACGTACGTGGACGACCTGGTCTCCGGTGCAGATTCGGCGGCAGAAGCAGCGCGGTTGGTGGAGCAGATCGACGAGATTGCTGGTAAGGCCGGCTTCACTCTCCGCAAGTGGTGCTCCAACGTGGACGAAACGCTTCTACCACTCGCCGACGTGAAGAACGCAGCGGTGCCAATCCAGTTCCCCGACGAACGCAACGCCATCAAGGCGCTGGGGATCCACTGGTTGCCGCAAGAGGATGCGTTCACCTTCAAGGTCAACATGAAAACGGATGGACCAAACACGAAGCACCAGTTGCTGTCCGACTCGGCGAAGCTGTTCGACCCCATCGGATGGCTGGCGCCAGTGACAGTGCGAGCGAAGATCCTGTTTCAACAGTGTTGGCTGTACGACATGAATTGGCACGACCCGCTGCCCGCCGCGGTCGAGCAAATGTGGATCGAGTTTAAGGAGAACCTGCCGCGCCTGGAGCAGGTCAAGATACCAAGGTGGATGTCGAGCTACAACGGACGCGTCGAGCTACACGGCTTCTCGGACGCCTCCGAGGAAGCCTACTCTGCCGTCGTCTACATCCGAACGTTCAACGAGATTGACGGTGCCTACGTCAACTTAGTCGCGGCCAAAACGAAGGTCGCACCAATCCGGCAGGTTTCACTACCTCGGCTGGAGTTGAACGGAGCGTGGCTCCTAGCAAGGTTGATGAAACGGGTGGCCAAGGCGTTCGAGCGGTTCAAGGTGGAGATGTTTGCGTACACAGATTCAACGATCGTTCTGCACCAACTTGCTATCCACCCGCGCAAACTTGACACGTACGTGGCCAACAGAACGGCATCGATCCTGGAGGTACTGCCACGGTCTCGCTGGTTCCACGTCAAGTCAGAAGAGAATCCAGCCGACTGTGCCTCCCGTGGAATCTCACCGGCGGAACTGGTCAATCATCCCTTGTGGTGGTTCGGCCCGCCGTGGCTGAAGGCACATGCGTCAACCTGGAAGCATGAGATGCCTGACGAGGAATTCGACGAAGCAACGCTGGAG ACTACCAAAACCACGTACGAAGAGGAGAAGCAGATTCTTGAGAAGCGTTCTTCACTGCTTGGAGCGTGCCGACAGCTGTCACGGGTCAACCGGTTCCTCTACAACCTGCGACCGGGAAACAAGGAGAAGCGTTCCGGTTCGATCGCCCCGGCTGAGCTGCACAGCGCGCGAATGCAGTTCGTAAGGCTGGCTCAGCACGACGTCTTCCAGAAGGAGATCAAAACCCTCGCCGCGGGTCGCGAGGTTTCACCGAAGTCGAAGATTGCCAACCTGTACCCGTTCCTGGACGGCGATGGAACGCTCCGAATTGGCGGTCGTTTGCAGCAGTCGTCCCTACCGTTCGAGGTCAAGCACCCGGTGATTCTTCCTAAGGTTCATCAATTCACGAAGCTGCTGGTGGAGGAGCTCCACTCGCAGAACTGCCACGCCGGACCGTCGCTCTTGACTGCTACGGTCAACCAACGCTATTGGATTCAAGGCTGCCAATCGGTAATCAAGCAGGTGATTCACAACTGTGTGAGGTGCCGTCGTCTGAAGGCCAAGACGGCGCAGCAGCTGATGGGCAGCCTCCCTGCAGCTCGAGTCACGGCGTGCCGGCCATTCACTCACGTGGGGGTGGACTACGCCGGGCCCATACAAGTGCGCTGCAGCAACACCCGAGGAACACGCT GCCGTACACCTGAGGCGGTCAGCGACCTCACGTCGCAGGGATTCATTTCCGCACTCAAGAGGATGATCGCACGTCGCGGTTACTGTTGCGAAATCTGGTCGGACAACGGCACAAATCTGGTTGGTGCGGACCGACTGCTGCAGGAGATCTACGAAGCGATTATGGCACACAGCAAGGAAGCCGAGCAATTCCTCTGCAATCTCGGCATCAAGTGGAAGTTTATTCCGCCGGCCAGCCCTCACCAGGGTGGCATCTGGGAAGCAGCCGTCAAAAGTGCCAAGAGCCTGCTGCGTCCAGTCGTTGGGAACGAAAACTGA